In Acanthopagrus latus isolate v.2019 chromosome 17, fAcaLat1.1, whole genome shotgun sequence, the following are encoded in one genomic region:
- the zgc:174888 gene encoding uncharacterized protein zgc:174888 codes for MSLPVLLLLSLLTVQCGGCGFETEGVKNIKTTIDSNPTGFRTVFPKDYYVEHHYTRSMLCDTDPCCVFPAAVVLLNSWHVLLRNLWDEHLNHSFILDIQQTLERIIKKNRNTERFQEETDLDQFSRLYSSPEELLNLTSELFAQWLKVGCEPSTETCSLPTLPPSVERKDYGPSRARLLTTRAISGEEEVQPVKMIDVTQPPSNCGPPLSYHASLWSSLLLRLYLW; via the exons ATGTCACTGCCAG TTTTGCTGTTGCTATCACTCTTGACTGTCCAATGTGGTGGATGTGGCTTTGAAACGGAGGgagtgaaaaacattaaaacgaCCATCGACTCCAATCCGACTGGATTT cGGACAGTATTTCCTAAAGATTACTATGTAGAGCACCACTACACCAGAAGCATGCTCTGTGACACTGATCCG tgttgtgtgttCCCTGCTGCGGTAGTCCTGCTGAATTCCTGGCATGTGCTCCTCAGAAACCTCTGGGACGAGCACCTCAATCACTCCTTTATCCTCGATATACAGCAGACACTGGAAAGAATTATAAAGAAGAACCGAAATACAGAG AGGTTCCAGGAGGAGACGGACCTGGACCAGTTCTCCCGGTTATATTCCTCTCCTGAAGAACTCCTCAACCTGACGTCAGAACTTTTTGCTCAGTGGCTCAAGGTTGGATGCGAACCTTCGACTGAAACTTGCTCCCTGCCCACTTTGCCCCCCTCTGTTGAGAGGAAGGATTATGGTCCGTCGCGGGCCAGACTCTTGACCACCCGCGCTATCAGCGGTGAGGAGGAAGTACAGCCCGTCAAGATGATAGACGTCACACAGCCGCCGTCCAACTGTGGTCCTCCGCTGTCGTATCACGCTTCCCTCTGGAGCTCCTTGCTACTCAGACTCTACTTGTGGTAG